The proteins below come from a single Tiliqua scincoides isolate rTilSci1 chromosome 16, rTilSci1.hap2, whole genome shotgun sequence genomic window:
- the HSPA5 gene encoding endoplasmic reticulum chaperone BiP: MKLLLVGLLLVVSVFAEDDDKKEDVGTVVGIDLGTTYSCVGVFKNGRVEIIANDQGNRITPSYVAFTPEGERLIGDAAKNQLTSNPENTVFDAKRLIGRTWNDPSVQQDIKYLPFKVIEKKAKPYIQVDVGGGQMKTFAPEEISAMVLTKMKETAEAYLGKKVTHAVVTVPAYFNDAQRQATKDAGTIAGLNVMRIINEPTAAAIAYGLDKREGEKNILVFDLGGGTFDVSLLTIDNGVFEVVATNGDTHLGGEDFDQRVMEHFIKLYKKKTGKDVRKDNRAVQKLRREVEKAKRALSSQHQARIEIESFFEGEDFSETLTRAKFEELNMDLFRSTMKPVQKVLEDADLKKSDIDEIVLVGGSTRIPKIQQLVKEFFNGKEPSRGINPDEAVAYGAAVQAGVLSGDQDTGDLVLLDVCPLTLGIETVGGVMTKLIPRNTVVPTKKSQIFSTASDNQPTVTIKVYEGERPLTKDNHLLGTFDLTGIPPAPRGVPQIEVTFEIDVNGILRVTAEDKGTGNKNKITITNDQNRLTPEEIERMVTDAEKFAEEDKKLKERIDARNELESYAYSLKNQIGDKEKLGGKLSSEDKETIEKAVEEKIEWLEGHQDADIEDFKAQKKELEEVVQPIVGKLYGSAGPPPGEGEETGEKDEL, translated from the exons ATGAAGCTCCTGCTTGTCGGTCTGCTGCTTGTCGTCAGCGTCTTTGCTGAAGACGACGACAAGAAGGAAGACGTGGGGACTGTGGTTGGCATTGATCTGGGAACTACATATTCTTG TGTTGGCGTCTTCAAGAACGGACGTGTAGAAATCATCGCCAATGACCAGGGGAACCGAATTACACCCTCCTACGTGGCTTTCACCCCAGAAGGCGAGCGCCTTATAGGTGATGCTGCAAAGAATCAGCTGACCTCCAACCCGGAGAACACCGTGTTTGATGCCAAGCGTCTGATTGGCCGGACCTGGAATGATCCTTCTGTGCAGCAGGACATCAAATACCTGCCTTTCAAG GTCATTGAAAAGAAAGCTAAACCTTACATTCAGGTGGATGTTGGAGGCGGGCAGATGAAGACATTTGCCCCAGAAGAAATCTCTGCTATGGTTCTAACAAAGATGAAGGAAACTGCTGAGGCTTACTTGGGAAAGAAG GTCACTCATGCTGTTGTCACGGTGCCAGCTTACTTCAATGATGCCCAGCGTCAGGCCACAAAGGACGCTGGTACCATTGCCGGACTGAACGTTATGAGAATTATCAATGAACC tactgctgctgctattgcctaTGGCCTGGACAAGAGGGAGGGCGAGAAGAACATCCTTGTCTTTGACCTGGGCGGCGGGACCTTCGACGTGTCCCTTCTCACCATTGACAACGGCGTCTTTGAAGTTGTGGCAACCAATGGTGACACTCACCTGGGTGGGGAGGACTTTGACCAGCGGGTGATGGAGCACTTCATTAAGCTGTACAAGAAGAAGACCGGGAAAGATGTCCGGAAGGACAACAGGGCTGTCCAGAAGCTGCGGCGGGAGGTGGAGAAAGCCAAGAGAGCTCTCTCCTCTCAGCACCAGGCCAGAATTGAGATTGAGTCTTTCTTTGAGGGAGAAGACTTTTCTGAGACGCTGACCAGAGCCAAATTTGAAGAACTGAACATG gacctTTTCCGTTCCACCATGAAGCCTGTCCAGAAAGTCTTGGAGGACGCAGATCTAAAGAAGTCTGACATTGATGAGATAGTGCTTGTTGGCGGCTCTACTCGTATTCCCAAGATCCAGCAGCTTGTGAAAGAATTCTTCAATGGCAAGGAGCCCTCTCGGGGCATCAATCCAGATGAAGCTGTGGCTTACGGTGCTGCCGTCCAGGCTGGTGTGCTCTCCGGGGATCAAGATACTG GTGATCTGGTGCTGCTGGATGTGTGTCCCCTAACCCTTGGCATTGAGACGGTTGGAGGAGTCATGACCAAGCTTATTCCAAGGAACACGGTCGTGCCCACCAAGAAGTCCCAGATCTTCTCCACAGCCTCTGATAACCAGCCGACGGTGACAATCAAGGTCTATGAAG GAGAACGTCCACTCACAAAGGATAATCACCTGCTTGGCACTTTTGACCTGACTGGAATCCCTCCTGCCCCCCGCGGCGTCCCTCAGATTGAGGTCACCTTTGAAATAGACGTGAACGGAATCCTCCGTGTGACTGCTGAGGACAAGGGCACAGggaataagaacaagattaccaTCACCAATGACCAGAACAGGCTGACCCCAGAAGAGATTGAGAGGATGGTCACAGACGCGGAGAAGTTTGCAGAGGAAGACAAGAAGCTGAAGGAGCGGATCGATGCCAGGAATGAACTGGAAAGCTACGCCTACTCCCTGAAAAACCAAATTGGGGACAAGGAGAAACTAGGTGGCAAGCTGTCTTCAGAAGACAAAGAGACAATAGAGAAGGCTGTGGAGGAGAAGATTGAGTGGCTCGAGGGTCACCAGGATGCGGACATAGAAGACTTCAAAGCACAaaagaaggagctggaagaggTAGTACAACCGATTGTGGGCAAGCTGTACGGCAGCGCGGGCCCACCCCCTGGCGAAGGCGAGGAGACGGGAGAGAAGGACGAATTGTAG